A portion of the Vicinamibacteria bacterium genome contains these proteins:
- a CDS encoding aspartate kinase encodes MPGPPLQVWKFGGASLADAVAFRRAVALIRGHRGPLVVVASAVAGVTDALLAGARRSAGGEGGAGGEVAAAFLRRHRDVALGLLRAGGPRRRLLAALDAAARDYREIARAVAALAELSPRASDTLIARGERAASAILAEALRAAGRRAELVDAVRLVSTDGRHGAAAPHLAATRRRALRLLPPLLRRGVTVVVPGFIGSAPDGGVTTLGRGGSDLTATLLGRALRAERVVLWKDVAGILTADPRQVPDARLIPQLHHREAAEVAYFGAKVLHPRALIPLEGSRISLHVRSFHDPERPGTEVSGRSTLEAYPVKALATIQGQALVTVAGKGMMGVPGIAARTFTAVHAEGLSVSTIFQASSESSIGFTLPEGEAARAVQALRRVFREELATGLIDGVVARSGVAVIAVVGRGMAGTPGIAARVFSALAGGGVNVIAIAQGSSELNISFVVAGTDAAEATRRVHAAFQLSKIGGGRPPGAPRTDVVLLGFGRVGRALADQVAARNGASRVRLVGLLDRSGYLFDPRGLSRVRLLRLARGKDRGELLAALGGERAGAAAALSFIASHAVSRPVLVDVTAEETGDLLRAALGQGFDLVLANKKPLAGSPEAYSGLLAAAEEAGRRLRYEATVGAGLPVIDTHRKLVESGDRVLRIEGCVSGTLGFVLSAVGEGRPFSEAVAEAVARGYAEPDPREDLSGRDAARKGLILARLLGYRGLPPAPEDLVPPRLRRLSRSEFMKRLPSLDAAWRERAARAARQERTLRYVVTATAGAVFVRLVAVPASSPIGALRGTRNLISFTTRRYRDEPLVITGPGAGAEVTAAGILNDIQYLAAT; translated from the coding sequence ATGCCGGGTCCTCCCCTTCAGGTGTGGAAGTTCGGGGGCGCCTCCTTGGCCGACGCGGTCGCCTTTCGCCGTGCGGTGGCGCTCATCCGGGGGCATCGCGGCCCTCTGGTGGTGGTGGCTTCGGCGGTGGCCGGGGTCACGGACGCTCTCCTCGCGGGCGCGCGCCGGTCGGCGGGGGGGGAAGGGGGAGCGGGAGGCGAGGTGGCGGCGGCGTTCCTGCGCCGCCACCGCGACGTCGCGCTCGGTCTGCTGCGGGCGGGGGGGCCGCGGCGCCGGCTCCTGGCCGCCCTCGACGCCGCCGCCCGCGACTACCGGGAGATCGCACGGGCGGTAGCGGCCCTGGCCGAGCTCTCCCCGCGGGCCAGCGACACTCTTATTGCCAGGGGCGAGCGGGCCGCGAGCGCGATCCTCGCGGAGGCGCTGCGCGCCGCGGGCCGCCGCGCGGAATTGGTGGACGCCGTCCGGCTGGTGTCGACGGACGGTCGTCACGGGGCCGCCGCGCCCCACCTGGCGGCCACCCGCCGGCGGGCCCTACGCCTGCTGCCGCCCCTGCTGCGCCGGGGGGTCACCGTGGTCGTGCCCGGGTTCATCGGCTCTGCGCCGGATGGGGGTGTCACCACTCTCGGCCGGGGTGGTTCGGATCTCACGGCCACCCTGCTCGGGCGGGCCCTCCGGGCCGAGCGCGTGGTCCTGTGGAAGGACGTGGCCGGCATCCTGACCGCCGATCCCCGCCAGGTTCCCGACGCCCGCCTCATCCCCCAACTCCACCACCGCGAGGCGGCGGAGGTGGCCTACTTCGGGGCCAAGGTCCTCCACCCCCGCGCCCTCATCCCCCTCGAGGGGAGCCGGATCTCGCTCCACGTCCGCTCCTTCCACGATCCGGAGCGTCCGGGGACGGAGGTCTCGGGGCGGAGCACCCTGGAGGCCTACCCCGTCAAGGCCCTGGCCACGATCCAGGGACAGGCCCTGGTCACGGTGGCGGGTAAGGGGATGATGGGCGTGCCCGGCATCGCTGCCCGGACCTTCACCGCCGTCCATGCGGAGGGGCTCTCCGTTTCCACCATTTTCCAGGCCTCATCGGAGAGTTCGATCGGCTTCACCCTTCCGGAGGGGGAGGCGGCCCGCGCGGTCCAGGCTCTGCGCCGCGTGTTCCGGGAGGAGCTCGCCACCGGCCTCATCGACGGGGTGGTCGCCCGCAGCGGCGTGGCCGTGATCGCAGTGGTGGGAAGGGGCATGGCGGGGACGCCGGGGATCGCGGCCCGGGTCTTCTCCGCCCTGGCCGGGGGGGGCGTGAACGTCATCGCCATTGCCCAGGGCTCGTCCGAGCTGAACATCTCGTTCGTGGTGGCGGGGACGGATGCCGCGGAGGCGACCCGGCGGGTCCACGCTGCCTTCCAACTCTCCAAGATCGGGGGCGGCCGGCCCCCGGGGGCACCCCGCACCGACGTCGTCCTCCTCGGCTTCGGCCGGGTGGGACGCGCGCTCGCCGACCAGGTGGCGGCCCGCAACGGAGCTTCCCGGGTCCGCCTGGTCGGCCTCCTCGACCGCTCGGGCTACCTCTTCGACCCCCGCGGCCTCTCGCGGGTCCGCCTCCTGCGCCTGGCCCGGGGCAAGGACCGGGGCGAGCTCCTGGCCGCGTTGGGGGGAGAGCGGGCGGGGGCGGCGGCCGCGCTCTCCTTCATCGCCAGCCACGCCGTCTCCCGGCCGGTGCTGGTGGACGTCACGGCCGAGGAGACCGGCGATCTGCTGCGCGCCGCGCTCGGCCAGGGCTTCGACCTCGTGCTCGCCAACAAGAAACCGCTGGCCGGCTCGCCCGAAGCGTACTCCGGCCTGCTCGCGGCGGCGGAGGAGGCGGGACGGCGGCTTCGCTACGAGGCCACGGTGGGGGCGGGGCTGCCCGTCATCGACACCCACCGAAAGCTGGTGGAGAGCGGCGACCGCGTCCTGCGCATCGAGGGATGCGTGAGCGGCACGTTGGGGTTCGTGCTCTCCGCGGTGGGGGAGGGCCGGCCCTTCTCGGAGGCGGTGGCGGAAGCGGTGGCGCGCGGCTATGCGGAGCCCGATCCCCGCGAGGATCTGTCCGGCCGCGACGCAGCGCGCAAGGGGCTGATCCTGGCCCGACTCCTCGGCTACCGCGGGCTCCCTCCCGCCCCGGAGGACCTGGTCCCACCCCGGCTGCGGCGGCTCTCGCGGTCGGAGTTCATGAAGCGCCTGCCCTCGCTGGACGCGGCTTGGCGGGAGCGCGCGGCCCGCGCGGCCAGACAGGAGCGGACCCTCCGCTACGTCGTGACCGCCACCGCGGGTGCGGTTTTTGTCCGCCTCGTGGCCGTGCCCGCCTCCTCGCCCATCGGGGCCCTGCGCGGGACCCGGAACCTCATCTCGTTCACGACGCGCCGGTACCGCGACGAGCCCCTCGTGATCACCGGCCCCGGAGCGGGAGCCGAGGTCACCGCCGCCGGCATTCTGAACGATATCCAGTACCTGGCCGCGACCTAA
- a CDS encoding aminotransferase class I/II-fold pyridoxal phosphate-dependent enzyme, which produces MSKRGIGTRAVRGGREARPGPLTTPIVQSSTFAFASAAEMRRYLEGDEELYLYTRYENPTLRELEQSLATLEEGEAGLVFASGMAAITTAIFSLVKAGDEVLASASLYGGTTRFVREVLPTLGVTGQLIPPSRLTNLEGLAGPRSRVLVIESPTNPSLDVLDIGAVASAAHDRGLALIVDNTFATPCLQRPLAQGADFVMHSLTKALGGHSDIIGGALVGSRARIEGARSLLKVLGGCLDPHAAFLVLRGLKTLHLRVERQCANALALARRLEGHPKLSRVRYPGLPSHPAHEVARRQMSAFGGMVSIVLKGGLPAAECFYDHLRLVTRAASLGGVESLVSLPVHTSHHGYSDEQLRSAGVDPGSARISLGVEDAEDIIADIEQALDAVP; this is translated from the coding sequence ATGAGCAAGCGAGGCATAGGGACGCGGGCGGTGCGCGGGGGGCGCGAGGCCCGCCCGGGCCCCCTCACCACCCCCATCGTCCAGTCGTCCACCTTCGCCTTCGCGTCTGCCGCCGAGATGCGACGCTACTTGGAGGGAGACGAGGAGCTCTATCTCTACACGCGCTATGAGAACCCCACCCTCCGGGAGCTGGAGCAGTCCCTGGCCACTCTGGAGGAGGGGGAAGCGGGCCTGGTCTTCGCATCCGGCATGGCCGCCATCACCACCGCCATCTTCTCGCTGGTGAAGGCGGGCGATGAGGTGCTGGCCAGCGCCTCCCTCTACGGCGGGACCACTCGGTTCGTGCGCGAGGTGCTCCCTACCCTGGGGGTGACGGGCCAGTTGATCCCGCCCTCCCGCCTGACCAACCTCGAGGGGCTGGCGGGCCCGCGCAGCCGCGTCCTCGTGATCGAGAGCCCCACCAATCCCTCCCTGGACGTGCTGGACATCGGGGCCGTGGCCAGCGCCGCCCATGACCGCGGGCTCGCCCTGATCGTGGACAACACCTTCGCCACCCCTTGCCTGCAACGCCCCCTCGCGCAGGGGGCGGACTTCGTCATGCACAGCCTGACCAAGGCCCTCGGCGGCCACAGCGACATCATCGGGGGCGCCCTCGTGGGGTCCCGGGCTCGGATCGAGGGCGCGCGCTCCCTGCTCAAGGTCCTGGGCGGCTGCCTGGATCCCCACGCCGCGTTCCTCGTTCTGCGCGGCCTGAAGACTCTGCACCTGCGCGTGGAGCGGCAGTGCGCGAACGCGCTGGCCCTGGCCCGCCGGCTGGAGGGCCATCCCAAGCTCTCCCGCGTCCGCTATCCCGGGCTGCCCTCGCACCCCGCACACGAGGTCGCGCGCCGGCAGATGTCGGCCTTCGGGGGAATGGTGTCGATCGTCCTCAAGGGCGGCCTGCCCGCCGCGGAGTGCTTCTACGATCACCTGCGTCTGGTGACCCGTGCGGCCAGCTTGGGCGGCGTGGAGTCCCTGGTGAGCTTGCCCGTCCACACCTCTCACCACGGCTACAGCGACGAGCAGCTCCGGTCCGCAGGCGTCGACCCCGGCAGCGCCCGCATCTCCTTGGGGGTCGAGGACGCGGAAGACATCATTGCCGACATCGAGCAGGCCCTGGACGCGGTTCCCTGA
- the greA gene encoding transcription elongation factor GreA yields MILSRGSAPSARAIMVDEIKRRLEEEIRTLDLELKVHLPKEILRAREHGDLRENAEYKAAKERQSFLQARLGQLHRRLAALSLMNLDRVPHDKVGLGSTVSLRQTGNREEVVYEIVTPEEADPTVGRISPSSPIGKSLLGHEEGDTVQVVVPSGTKEYEITKLVTMHDQMKDSAAGA; encoded by the coding sequence GTGATACTATCACGGGGTTCGGCGCCATCGGCGCGGGCGATCATGGTGGACGAGATCAAAAGGCGGCTCGAAGAGGAGATTCGTACCCTCGACCTCGAGCTGAAAGTGCACCTCCCGAAGGAGATCCTCCGGGCCCGGGAGCACGGCGACCTGCGCGAGAACGCCGAGTACAAGGCGGCCAAGGAGCGTCAGAGCTTCCTTCAGGCGCGCCTCGGCCAGCTCCACCGCCGGTTGGCCGCCCTCTCCCTCATGAACCTGGACCGGGTCCCGCACGACAAGGTGGGCCTCGGCTCCACCGTGAGCCTGCGCCAGACCGGGAACAGGGAGGAAGTGGTCTACGAGATCGTGACCCCGGAGGAAGCGGACCCGACGGTGGGACGGATCTCGCCCTCCTCTCCCATCGGCAAGTCCCTGCTCGGCCACGAGGAGGGGGACACGGTCCAGGTGGTGGTGCCCTCCGGGACCAAGGAGTACGAGATCACCAAGCTGGTCACGATGCACGACCAGATGAAGGACTCCGCGGCCGGAGCCTGA
- a CDS encoding RNA methyltransferase → MIVSRLPPAMAAPDPVIRSRRHPLVQRLRRLKETSAADELCLIEGPKLLFEALDADIEVVEAAVVTRLEASDRGAGLLRALAERRVPVRRVEEGVLASLSEVETSQGILALARRPAFAEERFFTGAPLVLVAVGVQNPGNLGGLLRTAEAAGATGAYLTAGTADAFSWKALRGSMGSAFRLPQVRGLPPGEALRRVRARGLLAVAASAEGETPYDQVDLKGPLALLLGSEGTGLPPELAAGADSRLAIPLRGRVESLNVGVAAAVLLFEVARQRGRR, encoded by the coding sequence GTGATAGTATCACGCCTTCCTCCCGCCATGGCCGCCCCCGACCCGGTCATCCGCAGCCGCCGTCACCCGTTGGTGCAGCGGCTGCGCCGGCTGAAAGAGACCTCGGCCGCAGACGAGCTCTGCCTGATCGAGGGGCCGAAGCTCCTCTTTGAGGCGCTGGACGCGGACATCGAGGTGGTGGAGGCCGCGGTCGTCACCCGTCTCGAGGCCAGCGATCGCGGGGCCGGTCTCCTGCGAGCCCTAGCCGAGCGGCGCGTTCCCGTGCGCCGAGTGGAGGAGGGCGTCCTCGCCTCCCTCTCGGAGGTGGAGACGAGCCAGGGGATTCTTGCCCTGGCCCGGCGACCGGCCTTCGCGGAGGAGCGGTTTTTCACCGGCGCGCCCCTGGTGCTGGTCGCGGTGGGCGTCCAGAATCCGGGCAACCTGGGGGGTCTGCTGCGAACGGCGGAGGCCGCGGGCGCGACCGGCGCCTATCTGACGGCGGGCACCGCCGACGCCTTCTCGTGGAAAGCGCTGCGGGGGTCCATGGGAAGCGCCTTCCGGCTTCCCCAGGTTCGGGGTCTCCCCCCTGGGGAGGCGCTCCGGCGCGTGCGGGCCCGGGGCCTCCTCGCCGTCGCCGCCTCCGCGGAGGGAGAGACGCCCTACGACCAGGTCGACCTCAAGGGTCCCCTGGCTCTTCTGCTCGGCAGCGAAGGCACCGGCCTTCCCCCCGAGCTGGCCGCGGGCGCGGACTCTCGGCTGGCCATCCCCCTGCGCGGGCGGGTGGAGAGCCTTAACGTGGGGGTGGCCGCGGCGGTCCTTCTCTTCGAGGTCGCCCGCCAGCGGGGGCGGCGCTAG
- a CDS encoding replication-associated recombination protein A, which translates to MGERRGEGSGVLFPEPEPAADAPRPDAPLANRVRPRTLDEILGQEEVLGPGRPLRRAIEKDELRSLILWGPPGSGKTTLAHVIRRLTRAHFEAMSAVLSGVKEVREILKEAEIRRRREGRRTIVFIDEIHRFHKGQQDALLAHVESGDIVLIGATTENPSFEVNAALLSRSRVVVLKPLGEAQLLEIMHRALADAERGLGGANPEVAEDALAFLAQAADGDARTALNVLEMAVTTTPLGPDGRLLVDREGMRQAFARKALLYDRAGEEHFNIISALHKSIRNSDADAGLYWLARMLEAGEDPLYVARRLVRFASEDVGVADPQALVLAMAAQQAVHFIGLPEGALALAELVVYLAAAPKSNALDTAYAEAARDALETRAEPVPLWIRNAPTRLMKGLGYGKGYLYAHDEEEGVAGMDCLPEALTARRYYRPTDRGLEADLGRRLEAARLIRERKKGGGQA; encoded by the coding sequence ATGGGCGAGCGGCGGGGGGAGGGCTCGGGCGTGCTGTTCCCGGAGCCGGAGCCGGCCGCGGACGCCCCCCGGCCCGACGCGCCCCTGGCCAACCGCGTACGCCCCCGCACCCTGGACGAGATTCTCGGCCAAGAGGAGGTGCTGGGGCCGGGACGGCCCCTGCGCCGCGCCATCGAGAAGGACGAGCTCCGCTCCCTCATCCTCTGGGGTCCGCCCGGCTCGGGCAAGACCACCCTCGCCCACGTCATCCGCCGCCTGACCCGCGCCCACTTCGAGGCCATGAGCGCCGTGCTCTCGGGCGTGAAAGAGGTGCGGGAGATCCTGAAGGAGGCGGAGATACGCCGGCGCCGGGAGGGGCGTCGCACCATCGTCTTCATCGACGAGATCCACCGCTTCCACAAGGGGCAGCAGGACGCCCTGCTCGCCCACGTGGAGTCGGGGGACATCGTGTTGATCGGGGCCACCACCGAGAACCCCTCCTTCGAGGTGAACGCGGCCCTGCTCTCCCGCTCGCGGGTCGTGGTCCTGAAGCCGCTGGGGGAGGCCCAGCTCCTCGAGATCATGCACCGGGCCCTGGCCGACGCGGAGCGGGGCCTGGGGGGCGCGAACCCCGAGGTGGCGGAAGACGCCCTCGCCTTCCTCGCCCAGGCTGCCGACGGAGACGCACGCACCGCCCTGAACGTGCTGGAGATGGCAGTGACCACCACCCCCCTCGGGCCCGACGGCCGCCTCCTTGTGGACAGGGAGGGCATGCGCCAGGCGTTTGCCCGCAAGGCCCTCCTCTACGATCGGGCCGGCGAGGAGCACTTCAACATCATCAGCGCCCTCCACAAGTCGATCCGGAATTCCGACGCCGACGCCGGCCTCTACTGGCTGGCCCGCATGCTGGAGGCGGGGGAGGACCCTCTCTACGTGGCGCGGCGGCTCGTGCGCTTTGCCTCCGAGGACGTGGGGGTGGCCGATCCCCAGGCCCTGGTCCTGGCCATGGCCGCGCAGCAGGCCGTCCATTTCATCGGCCTTCCCGAAGGGGCGCTCGCCCTCGCCGAGCTCGTGGTCTACCTGGCCGCCGCCCCCAAGAGCAACGCCCTCGACACCGCCTACGCGGAAGCCGCCCGGGACGCCCTCGAGACCCGGGCCGAACCCGTGCCCCTCTGGATCCGAAACGCTCCCACCCGCCTCATGAAGGGCCTGGGCTACGGCAAGGGCTATCTCTACGCCCACGACGAGGAGGAAGGGGTGGCGGGCATGGACTGCCTGCCGGAAGCGCTCACCGCCCGCCGTTACTACCGGCCCACGGACCGGGGGCTGGAGGCGGACCTGGGCCGGCGGCTGGAAGCGGCGCGGCTCATCCGGGAGAGGAAGAAAGGCGGCGGGCAGGCCTGA
- a CDS encoding EAL domain-containing protein — translation MIYAQTPPYRERITELREMLVQQGSLALLLIDASELAQVEHDYGSKAFEKVLSMTTELVVELRGIEVRSTDILTLNDKGGNAFLVFLSPRRGEREGKTRVADLQSASARVEEHLNRKLARMVSPYVRGRRRVIVGFSLAFFNPLIMPERLIARLVEEAWECARIQRMQLEFQNRCRLQEILLGDQVTTLFQPVMELQKPGILGYEALSRGPAGTAHQNPLNLFEAAARADLSFELDRYCRRRALQSSKELPSPAKLFINVFPASMYDPDFQGAALIKLLEGLGLSPDRIVLEISEKYAIENYTLFVEALQNFTHMGFSIAVDDIGAGYSGLEKVAHLNPKYLKFDMQLVRDIDASYIRREMARALKAFADKMDSQIIAEGIEREGERQVLVDLGIEYGQGFLLGRPAEAFGAPVRATPAREGA, via the coding sequence TTGATTTACGCGCAGACCCCGCCCTACCGCGAACGCATCACGGAGCTGCGCGAGATGCTGGTGCAGCAGGGCAGTCTGGCCCTCCTCCTCATCGACGCCTCCGAGCTGGCCCAGGTGGAGCACGACTACGGCTCCAAGGCCTTCGAGAAGGTCCTCTCCATGACCACCGAGCTGGTGGTGGAGCTGCGGGGGATCGAGGTGCGGAGCACCGACATCCTGACCCTCAACGACAAGGGGGGCAATGCCTTCCTGGTCTTCCTCTCCCCCCGGCGGGGCGAGCGCGAGGGCAAGACGCGCGTGGCCGATCTGCAGTCGGCGTCGGCGCGGGTGGAAGAACACCTGAACCGCAAGCTGGCGCGCATGGTGTCCCCCTACGTGCGCGGCCGCCGGCGGGTCATCGTGGGCTTCTCCCTGGCCTTCTTCAACCCCTTGATCATGCCCGAGCGCTTGATCGCCCGCCTGGTGGAGGAGGCCTGGGAGTGCGCGCGCATCCAGAGGATGCAGCTCGAGTTCCAGAACCGTTGCCGCCTGCAGGAGATCCTCCTCGGCGACCAGGTCACCACCCTCTTCCAGCCCGTGATGGAGCTGCAGAAGCCGGGGATCCTCGGCTACGAGGCCCTCTCGCGGGGCCCCGCCGGCACCGCCCACCAGAACCCCCTCAACCTCTTCGAGGCGGCCGCCCGGGCCGACCTCTCCTTCGAGCTCGACCGCTACTGCCGGCGCCGCGCCCTCCAATCCAGCAAGGAGCTGCCCTCCCCGGCCAAGCTCTTCATCAACGTCTTTCCCGCCTCCATGTACGATCCCGACTTCCAGGGGGCGGCCCTCATCAAGCTTCTGGAGGGGCTCGGCCTCAGCCCCGACCGCATCGTCCTCGAGATCAGCGAGAAGTACGCGATCGAGAACTACACCCTCTTCGTGGAAGCCCTCCAGAACTTCACCCACATGGGCTTCTCGATCGCGGTCGACGACATCGGGGCCGGTTACTCGGGGCTGGAGAAAGTCGCCCACTTGAACCCCAAGTACCTGAAGTTCGACATGCAGCTCGTCCGCGACATCGACGCCAGCTACATCCGGCGGGAGATGGCGCGCGCCCTCAAGGCCTTCGCGGACAAGATGGACTCCCAGATCATCGCGGAAGGGATCGAACGGGAGGGTGAGCGACAGGTCCTGGTGGACCTGGGCATCGAGTACGGCCAAGGCTTTCTTCTGGGCCGGCCGGCGGAGGCCTTCGGCGCGCCCGTACGGGCCACCCCCGCCCGCGAGGGGGCTTAA
- the gcvP gene encoding aminomethyl-transferring glycine dehydrogenase, producing MPETSQSVASSSVLNGVETPLAPGDTFPRRHFGPSDADVEKMLALLRVDSLSALIEETVPAAIRRHRPLALPAARGEHQTLLDLRELASRNQVFRSFLGMGYHDCITPGVIQRGILENPGWYTQYTPYQAEIAQGRLEALLTFQTMVADLTGLPLANASLLDEATAAAEAMTMCRSLARGRSRRGFFVAEDAHPQTIAVVRTRALPLGIDVRVGAAEDADFEDLFGVLVSYPTTDGRVRDYAPLAERAHAAGALVVAAADLLALALLRPPGEFGADIAVGSTQRFGVPLGFGGPHAAYLSTRDEHKRQLPGRLVGVSRDAEGRPALRLALQTREQHIRRDKATSNICTAQVLLAVTAAMYAVYHGPLGLGQIARRVRSLALVLAEGLKRLGLSVGGEPFFDTLRVRLPREAGSRVLARAVERRINLRPYDDGSVGVALDETVTAGELDTLLSIFAGGPVSFRSEDLAPGVAPDFLPPFRRSSPFLTHEVFNRYHSEHEMLRYLHRLQARDLSLTTSMIPLGSCTMKLNGTTEMVPMTWPEIGGLHPFAPPEQTPGYAELFRQLEAWLAEITGLAAVSLQPNAGSQGEYAGLLAIRAYHRSRGEAERTVCLIPVSAHGTNPASAVTAGFTVVPVACDDQGNVDLDDLAQKAERHRGALGALMVTYPSTHGVFEEGIKDICAIVHTHGGQVYMDGANMNAQVGLTSPGEIGADVCHLNLHKTFCIPHGGGGPGMGPIAVAAHLAPFLPGHPVTGLGGKQSLGTISAAPYGSPSILTIPWVYIALMGPDGLRKATEVAILNANYMARRLQDHYPILYRGRRGRVAHEFIVDARPFKKSAGIEVEDIAKRLMDFGFHAPTMSFPVAGTLMIEPTESESLPELDRFCEAMIAIRQEIREIEEGRLSAERSALRNAPHTARVVTASVWDRPYSREQAAFPAPWVQESKFWPAVARIDNTYGDRNLVCTCSSVLELAGEAGDPPPAPPK from the coding sequence GTGCCCGAAACATCCCAATCCGTCGCGTCCTCCTCCGTCCTCAACGGGGTGGAGACACCGCTCGCCCCCGGAGACACCTTCCCCCGGCGCCACTTCGGTCCGAGCGACGCCGACGTAGAGAAGATGCTTGCCCTCCTGAGGGTGGACTCCCTCTCCGCCCTCATCGAGGAGACGGTGCCCGCCGCCATCCGCCGGCACCGGCCCCTCGCCCTGCCCGCGGCGCGGGGGGAGCACCAAACACTCCTCGACCTCCGGGAACTGGCCTCGCGCAACCAGGTCTTCCGTTCCTTTCTGGGCATGGGCTACCACGACTGCATCACCCCGGGGGTGATCCAGCGGGGCATCCTGGAAAACCCCGGGTGGTACACCCAATACACGCCCTACCAGGCGGAGATCGCCCAGGGCCGCCTGGAGGCGCTGCTGACGTTCCAGACCATGGTGGCCGACCTCACCGGCCTGCCCCTGGCCAACGCCTCCCTGCTCGACGAGGCTACGGCCGCGGCCGAGGCCATGACCATGTGCCGGAGCCTGGCCCGGGGGAGGAGCCGCCGGGGCTTCTTCGTAGCCGAGGACGCGCACCCCCAGACCATCGCCGTGGTGCGCACCCGCGCCCTGCCCCTCGGCATTGACGTGCGGGTGGGCGCGGCCGAGGACGCGGACTTCGAGGATCTCTTCGGGGTGCTCGTGTCCTACCCCACCACGGACGGGCGGGTGCGCGACTACGCACCGCTCGCGGAGCGGGCCCACGCCGCGGGGGCCCTGGTCGTGGCGGCGGCCGACCTCTTGGCCCTCGCCCTCCTGCGTCCCCCCGGCGAGTTCGGGGCGGACATCGCCGTCGGCTCCACCCAGCGGTTCGGCGTCCCCCTCGGCTTTGGCGGGCCCCACGCCGCCTACCTTTCCACGCGGGACGAGCACAAGCGGCAGCTCCCGGGCCGCTTGGTCGGGGTCTCCCGGGACGCCGAGGGCCGTCCCGCCCTTCGGCTCGCCCTCCAGACTCGCGAGCAGCACATCCGCCGCGATAAGGCCACCAGCAACATCTGCACGGCCCAGGTCCTGCTCGCGGTCACGGCCGCGATGTACGCGGTGTACCACGGGCCTCTCGGCCTCGGCCAGATTGCGCGCCGGGTCCGGAGCTTGGCCCTGGTCCTGGCCGAGGGCCTGAAGCGGCTCGGCCTCTCCGTGGGGGGGGAGCCCTTCTTCGACACCCTACGCGTGCGCCTCCCTCGAGAGGCGGGGAGTCGGGTCCTGGCCCGGGCCGTCGAACGGCGGATCAACCTGCGCCCCTACGACGACGGCTCCGTGGGGGTGGCCCTCGACGAGACCGTGACCGCGGGGGAGCTGGACACGCTCCTGAGCATATTTGCGGGAGGGCCGGTCTCGTTTCGGTCGGAAGATCTCGCCCCCGGGGTGGCGCCGGACTTTCTGCCCCCCTTCCGCCGGAGCAGCCCCTTTCTCACCCACGAGGTTTTCAACCGCTACCACTCCGAGCACGAGATGCTCCGCTACCTCCACCGGCTGCAGGCGCGCGACCTCTCCCTCACCACCTCCATGATCCCCCTCGGCTCCTGCACCATGAAGCTGAACGGCACCACCGAGATGGTGCCGATGACCTGGCCGGAGATCGGCGGCCTGCATCCCTTCGCCCCCCCCGAGCAGACCCCGGGTTACGCGGAGCTCTTCCGCCAGCTGGAGGCGTGGCTGGCCGAGATCACGGGCCTGGCCGCGGTCTCGCTCCAACCCAACGCCGGCTCCCAGGGGGAGTACGCGGGCCTGCTCGCCATCCGGGCCTACCACCGCAGCCGGGGAGAGGCCGAACGCACGGTGTGCTTGATCCCCGTCTCCGCCCACGGCACGAACCCGGCGAGCGCGGTGACGGCGGGTTTCACGGTGGTGCCCGTGGCCTGCGACGACCAGGGCAACGTGGACCTCGACGACCTCGCGCAGAAGGCCGAACGGCACCGCGGCGCCCTGGGCGCGCTCATGGTCACCTACCCCTCCACACATGGTGTCTTCGAGGAGGGGATCAAGGATATCTGCGCGATCGTGCATACGCACGGGGGGCAGGTTTACATGGACGGGGCCAACATGAACGCCCAGGTCGGCCTCACCTCCCCGGGCGAGATCGGGGCCGACGTGTGCCACCTGAACCTGCACAAGACGTTTTGCATCCCCCACGGCGGGGGGGGGCCGGGCATGGGCCCGATCGCGGTGGCCGCACACTTGGCTCCCTTCCTGCCCGGACACCCCGTGACCGGCCTGGGCGGGAAGCAGTCTCTGGGCACGATCTCGGCCGCGCCCTACGGCAGCCCCAGCATCCTCACCATCCCCTGGGTCTACATCGCGCTCATGGGACCGGACGGCCTGCGCAAGGCCACGGAGGTGGCGATTCTGAACGCCAACTACATGGCCCGGCGCCTTCAGGATCACTATCCGATCCTCTACCGGGGTCGGAGGGGCCGGGTGGCGCACGAGTTCATTGTGGACGCGCGCCCCTTCAAGAAGAGCGCGGGGATCGAGGTGGAGGACATCGCGAAGCGGCTCATGGACTTCGGCTTCCACGCCCCCACTATGTCGTTCCCGGTGGCGGGAACCCTGATGATCGAGCCCACGGAGAGCGAGTCCCTCCCCGAGCTCGACCGGTTCTGCGAGGCCATGATCGCGATCCGCCAGGAGATCCGGGAGATCGAAGAGGGGCGGCTGAGCGCGGAGAGAAGCGCTCTCCGGAACGCCCCCCACACCGCCCGCGTCGTGACCGCCTCCGTCTGGGACCGGCCCTACAGCCGCGAGCAAGCGGCCTTTCCCGCCCCCTGGGTGCAGGAGAGCAAGTTCTGGCCCGCGGTGGCCCGCATCGACAACACCTACGGCGATCGCAACCTGGTCTGCACCTGCTCGAGCGTCCTGGAGCTCGCGGGTGAGGCGGGGGATCCCCCGCCCGCTCCCCCAAAGTGA